A part of Saccharomyces cerevisiae S288C chromosome XIV, complete sequence genomic DNA contains:
- the ATX1 gene encoding copper metallochaperone ATX1 (Cytosolic copper metallochaperone; transports copper to the secretory vesicle copper transporter Ccc2p for eventual insertion into Fet3p, which is a multicopper oxidase required for high-affinity iron uptake; human homolog ATOX1 can complement yeast atx1 mutant; overexpression of human ATOX1 suppresses lysine auxotrophy of the yeast sod1 null mutant, as does overexpression of yeast ATX1) — protein sequence MAEIKHYQFNVVMTCSGCSGAVNKVLTKLEPDVSKIDISLEKQLVDVYTTLPYDFILEKIKKTGKEVRSGKQL from the coding sequence ATGGCAGAGATAAAACATTATCAATTCAATGTCGTCATGACCTGCTCGGGATGTTCTGGTGCAGTCAATAAAGTTTTGACGAAATTAGAACCAGACGTTTCCAAAATAGATATATCCCTTGAAAAGCAATTAGTAGATGTATATACTACACTTCCTTACgattttattttagaaAAGATTAAGAAAACCGGAAAGGAAGTTAGATCTGGCAAACAATTGTGA